The Branchiostoma floridae strain S238N-H82 chromosome 10, Bfl_VNyyK, whole genome shotgun sequence genome has a segment encoding these proteins:
- the LOC118424902 gene encoding melanopsin-like: MSGNYGEVFNYTWEYYEVDWALLSTFGVFTALLNFFSIGINIVLVTTFVRCKVLHRANNVFIGHLAVSDCLVALSRGPADVVVFALGGRYDRMIVCEWCSFFSTLFTGVSICTMGMIAYQRYNSIVRPKDNCLNSVKRAFMAIPGIWLFGLMSAIPPLATWNMADHNNSIDGYYIPVCSVTPVPRTYTFAVYVAIVALFVPFVAMLVFYFLIYWAVLMHGKKLDKNIKAVRKKKNKYARVEGKTCILMCMVVITFSLTWLTSGVLTFSASLVENHQPEFMLSTGLLSALATVCDPLVYVFQNQLFRLCVKHIVLLKGPVNDKAYLRIETAANKTVAGPFTTTTNTSNRRRRYPPGEHPITKGLPPAFTVEEPTEVKDEADGKPELARTDSWGRKGSLPPVDPIKEPELFAEIQRRRWSTRRLSVVILGERIDEDDPTSFDSSCEGSFRSGDRNGHRALHRISETSNSGVEATIPAQKQPRSRRGPRKPHRFSVGVPYFHRHTAGRFDAEQRQSGYISDFARRCSIGRRPSYEVSIELNVTPFDLKTKEKQMATNEEEI; encoded by the exons ATGTCAGGAAACTACGGGGAGGTGTTCAACTACACCTGGGAGTACTACGAAGTCGACTGGGCACTGTTGTCGACATTCGGCGTGTTCACTGCCCTGCTGAATTTCTTCTCCATTGGTATAAACATCGTGTTGGTGACTACGTTTGTCCGGTGTAAGGTGCTACACCGTGCTAATAACGTGTTTATAGGACACCTGGCCGTTAGTGACTGTCTGGTGGCGTTGTCTAGAGGGCCGGCCGATGTAGTGGTCTTCGCGCTCGGTGGACGTTACGACAGGATGATTGTATGCGA ATGGTGCTCGTTCTTCTCTACTCTCTTCACCGGCGTGTCTATATGTACAATGGGCATGATAGCCTATCAGCGCTACAATAGCATCGTACGACCCAAGGACAACTGCCTCAACAGCGTCAAGCGAGCCTTCATGGCCATCCCTGGGATATGGCTCTTCGGTTTAATGAGCGCCATCCCTCCTCTAGCAACGTGGAATATGGCGGACCATAACAACTCCATTGACGGCTACTATATCCCAGTGTGTTCTGTAACACCGGTTCCACGGACGTACACGTTTGCAGTTTACGTAGCCATCGTTGCTCTCTTCGTTCCCTTCGTGGCCATGCTCGTATTCTACTTCTTGATATACTGGGCCGTGCTCATGCACGGTAAGAAACTGGACAAGAACATCAAAGCTGtgcgaaagaagaagaacaagtaTGCGAGAGTGGAAGGCAAAACGTGTATTCTGATGTGCATGGTTGTGATAACGTTTTCATTGACTTGGTTGACTTCTGGAGTTCTTACTTTCTCAGCGTCGCTTGTAGAAAATCACCAACCAGAATTCATGCTCTCTACTGGTTTGTTGAGTGCTTTGGCGACAGTTTGCGACCCTTTGGTCTACGTTTTTCAGAACCAGCTTTTCCGGTTGTGCGTCAAGCATATCGTCCTTTTGAAGGGTCCTGTGAATGACAAGGCTTATCTTAGAATAGAGACGGCTGCGAACAAAACCGTGGCGGGCCCGTTTACCACAACGACGAACACGTCAAATCGCAGACGACGCTATCCTCCAGGAGAACACCCCATCACGAAGGGTCTCCCACCGGCGTTTACCGTAGAAGAGCCGACGGAAGTGAAGGATGAGGCCGACGGTAAGCCGGAGTTGGCGAGGACGGACTCGTGGGGAAGGAAAGGGTCCCTGCCGCCGGTGGACCCCATCAAAGAACCCGAGCTGTTCGCGGAGATACAAAGACGGAGGTGGAGCACGCGGCGACTCTCTGTGGTCATCTTAG GTGAGCGTATAGACGAAGACGACCCAACCAGCTTCGACAGCAGTTGCGAGGGCAGTTTCCGCAGTGGAGACCGGAACGGCCATCGGGCTCTCCACCGCATCTCCGAGACCTCCAACAGCGGCGTAGAGGCGACCATCCCCGCCCAGAAACAACCTCGGAGCCGGCGCGGACCTAGGAAGCCGCACCGCTTCTCCGTTGGGGTGCCGTACTTTCACCGCCACACGGCTGGGAGGTTTGACGCCGAACAGAGACAGTCGGGGTACATCAGTGACTTCGCCCGGAGATGTAGCATCGGACGCCGCCCGTCCTACGAAGTCAGTATCGAACTAAACGTCACTCCCTTCGACTTGAAAACCAAAGAGAAACAAATGGCGACTAACGAAGAGGAGATCtga